Proteins co-encoded in one Elusimicrobiota bacterium genomic window:
- a CDS encoding oligopeptide transporter, OPT family, whose translation MESAHTKSLPENAYEPLQPGEAYRPMVPAAAQMPQATWRSVGWGLFFCVLFTVASAYSGLKVGQVMEAAIPISILAIGMARLYSRPSSILENVIITGIGGVSGSVVAGAIFTLPALYSLHLNPHPLQTIFICLSGGCLGMLFLIPLRRYFVRDMHGLFPYPEATAITEVLVTGEKGGTQARLLLEATALAGIYDFFVTTFKVWKETLDFQFLAPMHALAERAKVVAKFDAVAFILGLGYVMGLRSSMILCAGGVLANFVLVPLIWFVGRHFPEAAIYPATKSIALMSAGEIFRNYVRYIGVGAIATAGIIGIIKSLRIVLGSLSIAVKAFQQGDKKAGLERTDQDISIMTILVGVVLCTLASGVFFGSLGTTWSIALAGLGLALLFSFFFTSVAANAIATTARNPVSGMTMLTIIVSSVVLLKFGLSGTTGMFFVMAIAGMVCTALSTSGQAITDLKTGYWLGSTPAVQERVKFLGILAAAAASGLTIVMLAKAGYYFGDAPAGAPESAVLAAPQASLMKALVEGFMNRQPVVYLLFGAGAAVALILEMLQVSALVFALGMYLPLELNTPALVGGILNHAINERAAKHKGESGRSMRERGVIIASGLMAGGALGGVLGAAMRLVPGFSEEWVKTPFYGSDGASQTVSFLFFAGLCAYLWFRSVRRSSAAA comes from the coding sequence ATGGAATCGGCGCACACCAAGTCCCTGCCTGAGAACGCCTACGAACCCCTCCAGCCCGGCGAGGCCTACCGCCCGATGGTGCCGGCGGCCGCCCAAATGCCGCAGGCCACCTGGCGCTCCGTGGGCTGGGGCCTGTTCTTCTGCGTGCTCTTCACGGTCGCCTCGGCCTACTCCGGCCTCAAGGTCGGCCAGGTCATGGAGGCCGCCATCCCGATCTCCATCCTGGCCATCGGCATGGCCCGTCTCTACTCCCGCCCGTCCAGCATCCTGGAGAACGTCATCATCACGGGCATCGGCGGGGTCTCCGGCTCGGTAGTGGCCGGCGCCATCTTCACCTTGCCCGCCCTCTATTCTTTGCACCTCAACCCGCATCCTCTGCAGACCATCTTCATCTGCCTCTCCGGGGGCTGCCTGGGGATGCTCTTCCTCATCCCCCTGCGGCGCTACTTCGTGCGCGACATGCACGGGCTGTTCCCCTACCCCGAGGCCACGGCCATCACCGAGGTCCTGGTCACCGGCGAGAAAGGCGGCACCCAGGCGCGCCTCCTTCTGGAGGCCACGGCGCTAGCCGGCATCTACGACTTCTTCGTCACGACCTTCAAGGTCTGGAAGGAGACTTTGGATTTCCAGTTCCTCGCCCCGATGCACGCCCTGGCCGAACGCGCCAAGGTCGTGGCCAAGTTCGACGCCGTCGCCTTCATCCTGGGGCTGGGCTACGTCATGGGGCTGCGTTCCTCCATGATCCTCTGCGCCGGCGGGGTGCTGGCCAACTTCGTGCTCGTGCCCCTGATCTGGTTCGTGGGCCGCCATTTCCCGGAGGCCGCGATCTACCCCGCGACCAAATCCATCGCGCTCATGAGCGCGGGAGAGATCTTCCGCAACTACGTGCGCTACATCGGCGTGGGCGCCATCGCCACGGCCGGCATCATCGGCATCATCAAGTCGCTGCGCATCGTGCTGGGCTCCCTGTCCATCGCGGTCAAGGCCTTCCAGCAGGGAGACAAGAAGGCCGGATTGGAGCGCACCGACCAGGACATCTCCATCATGACCATCCTGGTGGGCGTGGTGCTCTGCACCTTGGCCTCGGGCGTGTTCTTCGGCTCCTTGGGCACCACCTGGTCCATCGCGCTGGCGGGCCTGGGGCTGGCCCTGCTCTTCTCCTTCTTCTTCACCTCGGTCGCGGCCAACGCCATCGCGACCACGGCCCGCAATCCGGTCTCGGGCATGACCATGCTCACCATCATCGTCTCCAGCGTGGTCCTGCTCAAGTTCGGCCTCTCCGGCACCACGGGCATGTTCTTCGTCATGGCCATCGCGGGCATGGTCTGCACCGCCCTGTCCACCTCCGGACAGGCCATCACGGACCTCAAGACCGGCTACTGGCTGGGCTCCACGCCGGCGGTGCAGGAGCGGGTCAAGTTCCTGGGCATCCTGGCCGCGGCCGCGGCCTCGGGCCTGACCATCGTGATGCTGGCCAAGGCCGGCTACTACTTCGGCGACGCGCCCGCGGGCGCGCCCGAGTCGGCGGTTTTGGCCGCGCCCCAGGCCTCCCTCATGAAGGCCCTGGTGGAAGGCTTCATGAACCGCCAGCCCGTGGTCTACCTCCTCTTCGGCGCCGGCGCCGCGGTCGCGCTCATCCTGGAGATGCTGCAGGTCTCCGCTTTGGTCTTCGCCCTGGGCATGTACCTGCCGCTCGAGCTCAACACGCCGGCTTTGGTCGGCGGCATCCTCAACCACGCCATCAACGAGCGGGCCGCCAAGCACAAGGGCGAGTCCGGCCGGTCCATGCGCGAGCGCGGCGTCATCATCGCCTCAGGGCTCATGGCCGGAGGAGCCCTGGGCGGAGTGCTGGGCGCGGCCATGCGCCTGGTCCCGGGCTTCAGCGAGGAATGGGTGAAGACGCCGTTCTACGGCTCGGACGGCGCGTCCCAGACGGTCTCCTTCCTGTTCTTCGCGGGGCTCTGCGCCTACCTCTGGTTCCGGTCCGTGCGCCGGAGCTCAGCGGCCGCCTGA
- a CDS encoding IS1380 family transposase: protein MIAQLGHGWKVEKSAEKMTSFAGLPLLTELAHRSKLIRDLDAISGIWERQGKYRTSDYVMSLALTLIAGGESLEDTRLLREDGGLQGWLWDNLPAPNSLGDFLRRHGHRTISRMGRVNARQVRRLLARQRRGHVTLDIDSSLVEADKKEAQKTYKGFDGYNPLLAWLDEPNVFLSGVFRPGNSSPQSHLRSLVAQCRRLLPQGIKLRLRSDSAAYNAEVLRYCDNHGIEFSITADLDAAVMASIEAIPDEKWQLVIRGEESFLLAETVHVMGHKSKHECLPAFRLIVTKKLSGQLELFKNPIKHRAIITSLPEAMSTLEVLDHHNDRGRMEKAIGELKDGFGLDRLPCGQLMANAAFLQVCLIAYNLVQTFKNVALPKGWEKLEVKNLRFRLLCRAAKLVSHAGYMVTKLREFAFFEVFEQARWAVLSPAIAPACG, encoded by the coding sequence ATGATAGCGCAACTGGGGCATGGTTGGAAAGTTGAAAAATCGGCCGAGAAGATGACATCGTTTGCCGGCCTGCCGTTGCTGACGGAGCTCGCCCACCGAAGCAAATTGATCCGCGACCTGGACGCCATATCCGGGATATGGGAGCGCCAAGGGAAATATCGGACATCTGATTATGTCATGAGCCTGGCGCTGACGCTGATCGCCGGAGGCGAAAGCTTGGAAGATACTCGCCTTCTGCGAGAAGACGGCGGGCTGCAAGGCTGGTTGTGGGATAATCTTCCCGCGCCCAACAGCCTGGGCGATTTCCTCCGGCGCCATGGGCATCGCACGATCAGCCGAATGGGCCGCGTCAACGCGCGGCAAGTCCGGCGCTTGCTGGCCAGACAGCGTCGCGGACATGTGACGCTGGACATCGACTCGAGCTTGGTGGAGGCGGACAAGAAAGAAGCCCAGAAAACCTATAAAGGGTTCGACGGTTACAATCCACTGTTGGCGTGGCTGGATGAGCCGAACGTCTTTCTTTCAGGTGTGTTCCGTCCCGGTAACAGCTCGCCGCAGTCGCACCTGCGAAGCCTGGTGGCGCAATGCCGGCGTTTATTGCCGCAAGGCATAAAGCTGCGCCTGAGATCAGATAGCGCGGCCTATAACGCCGAGGTTCTTCGTTACTGCGACAATCATGGCATCGAATTCTCGATCACCGCGGACCTGGACGCGGCGGTGATGGCGAGCATTGAGGCGATCCCCGACGAGAAATGGCAGCTGGTGATCCGGGGCGAAGAGAGCTTTCTCTTGGCGGAGACGGTTCACGTCATGGGGCACAAGTCCAAACATGAGTGCCTCCCCGCCTTTCGCCTGATCGTGACTAAAAAGCTGAGCGGTCAACTCGAGTTGTTCAAGAACCCGATCAAGCATCGGGCCATCATCACGAGTCTTCCAGAAGCGATGAGTACGTTGGAAGTGCTTGATCACCACAACGACCGTGGCCGCATGGAGAAGGCCATCGGAGAGCTCAAAGATGGTTTCGGGCTTGACCGACTTCCCTGCGGGCAATTGATGGCCAATGCGGCGTTCTTGCAGGTCTGCTTGATCGCCTACAATCTGGTGCAGACTTTCAAAAATGTCGCATTGCCCAAGGGGTGGGAGAAGTTAGAGGTCAAGAATCTACGTTTCCGGCTACTCTGCCGCGCGGCCAAACTCGTCAGCCACGCGGGTTATATGGTCACCAAGCTGCGAGAGTTCGCCTTTTTCGAGGTCTTCGAGCAAGCGCGGTGGGCGGTGCTCAGTCCCGCAATTGCGCCTGCCTGTGGATAA
- a CDS encoding DUF296 domain-containing protein has product MKYRGMGDGYWVFKGLPGEELIAGLTAALTELKVGAGFFTGVGAVSEAELGHFDPASKEYHKETFSGAIEIISLSGNVSRIEDGSVLVHAHAALSLKDMSMRGGHLFRAVVMPTCEITLRVLKGSVERRLIPELGLRLWQI; this is encoded by the coding sequence ATGAAGTATCGCGGCATGGGCGACGGCTACTGGGTCTTCAAGGGGCTGCCGGGGGAGGAGCTGATCGCGGGCCTCACCGCCGCCCTCACCGAGCTCAAGGTCGGGGCGGGCTTCTTCACCGGCGTCGGGGCGGTCAGCGAGGCCGAGCTCGGCCACTTCGACCCGGCCTCCAAGGAGTACCACAAGGAGACCTTCTCCGGGGCCATCGAGATCATCTCCCTCAGCGGCAACGTCTCGCGCATCGAGGACGGCTCCGTCCTCGTCCACGCGCACGCGGCCTTGAGCCTCAAGGACATGAGCATGCGCGGCGGGCACCTCTTCCGCGCCGTGGTCATGCCGACCTGCGAGATCACCCTGCGCGTGCTCAAAGGCTCCGTCGAGCGGCGCCTGATCCCCGAGTTGGGCCTCAGACTCTGGCAGATATAG
- a CDS encoding PorV/PorQ family protein, whose protein sequence is MKRLLAVSVVLSWLAPARVLAAAGADTEAFLLMDSNARAAAMGGAYTALASGAGALDYNPAGLSNTGRHEVSFMHNQHFQGITQEFLHYASPRGWGATLNQLSFGDVPVTTLAAPDGGLGQTTLTDLALGAGYGFKVGGGLSVGVGGKYIRETLDSTTRDDAAFDFGALYAVPLLRGLSLGAALQNLGQTVRYDQASENQPLVFRLGGSYGREWLGASHTLSLDVIRERNDTAYLAVGVETVILKALALRLGYNQGNDAGVGMTAGVGYEIQNFSFDYAIVPYGSLGYSNRAAVTFRWGGGGRPAVRKGQG, encoded by the coding sequence ATGAAGAGACTGCTGGCGGTGTCCGTCGTCTTGTCCTGGCTGGCCCCCGCTCGGGTCCTGGCCGCCGCCGGCGCCGACACCGAAGCCTTCCTGCTCATGGACTCCAACGCGCGCGCCGCGGCCATGGGGGGAGCCTACACGGCCTTGGCCTCAGGAGCCGGGGCCCTCGATTACAACCCTGCCGGCCTCTCGAACACCGGACGCCATGAAGTCAGCTTCATGCACAACCAGCATTTTCAGGGGATCACCCAGGAATTCCTGCATTACGCCTCGCCGCGCGGCTGGGGGGCGACCCTCAACCAGTTGAGCTTCGGCGACGTGCCCGTGACGACCCTGGCCGCGCCTGACGGGGGGCTGGGGCAGACGACCTTGACGGACCTGGCCTTGGGGGCGGGCTATGGCTTCAAGGTCGGTGGGGGCCTCTCGGTCGGGGTCGGGGGCAAGTATATCCGGGAAACGCTCGATTCGACCACACGCGACGACGCGGCGTTCGACTTCGGGGCGCTCTATGCCGTCCCCCTGCTGCGCGGGCTTTCCCTGGGCGCGGCCCTGCAGAACCTGGGGCAGACGGTGAGATACGACCAGGCTAGTGAGAACCAGCCCTTGGTCTTCCGGCTGGGCGGGTCCTACGGCCGCGAGTGGCTGGGGGCGAGCCACACACTGTCGCTGGACGTGATCCGGGAGCGCAACGACACGGCGTACTTGGCGGTGGGCGTTGAGACCGTGATTTTGAAGGCCCTGGCCTTGCGGCTGGGTTATAACCAAGGCAACGACGCGGGCGTGGGGATGACCGCCGGCGTGGGTTATGAGATACAGAACTTCAGCTTCGATTATGCGATCGTCCCCTACGGCTCCTTGGGCTACTCAAACCGCGCGGCGGTGACGTTCCGCTGGGGCGGAGGGGGCAGACCCGCCGTTCGCAAGGGGCAAGGCTAA
- a CDS encoding caspase family protein yields the protein MKTALAAALCLLLSPAAGRAGALADAKAAYGAGDYAKALQLYQPLADQGDSEAQFQVGVLYEQGLGVDKDAIAARRWYDKAAVQGHPGAMMWIGHTYAEGDGVGQDYAEAMDWYRKAAEKKYPPAWTAIGGLYVDGKGVKKDLKESVRWYRKAAEAGDATGMVDLGIAYREGDGVPNDFRQAVKWSRKAADLGFVPAMNNVGWHYLTGNGVEKDYQQAFSWYKKAADLGDATGQASLGRMYLNGHGVPLDYGEALRLFHLAADQGDTDAMVNIGWCYDHAYGVKRDSKQAVEWLRKAADAGAASAQHYLGTLYYNGDGVPQDTAAGCGLFRLAAAQGYGDSIALLPRCPQEGAQAPAAAAGASPAAPASGLDAPAFRLKPRPSDLAVIVGIENYRRAPRADFAENDAAAVEANLLALGFPQRNIIRLIGDDATRSRIQAYLVEWLPKNVKPDSTVFFYYSGHGAPDPQSGEAYLLPSDGDPSFLKTTAYPLKEVFASLDRLPAKQVVVALDSCFSGAGGRSVIAQGARPLVTRMTAADTGRLVVFAAAQGEQIAGSNSADAHGLFTHHFLQGLAGGAKGRSGRVTARGLYDYLKPLVEDDARRENREQSPTLRGPGEAELVKF from the coding sequence ATGAAGACCGCCCTGGCCGCTGCCCTCTGTCTGCTGCTCAGCCCCGCCGCCGGCCGCGCCGGCGCGCTCGCCGACGCCAAAGCGGCCTACGGCGCCGGCGACTACGCCAAGGCGCTCCAACTCTACCAGCCGCTGGCCGACCAGGGCGACTCCGAGGCGCAGTTCCAGGTCGGAGTCCTGTACGAACAGGGCCTCGGCGTGGACAAGGACGCCATCGCGGCGCGCCGCTGGTACGACAAAGCCGCCGTGCAGGGCCATCCCGGGGCGATGATGTGGATCGGGCACACCTACGCCGAGGGTGACGGGGTGGGCCAGGACTACGCGGAGGCGATGGACTGGTACAGGAAGGCGGCCGAAAAGAAATACCCGCCGGCCTGGACCGCCATCGGAGGGCTTTACGTCGACGGCAAGGGCGTCAAGAAGGACCTCAAGGAATCGGTCCGATGGTACCGCAAGGCGGCCGAGGCCGGCGATGCCACGGGCATGGTCGACCTCGGCATCGCCTACCGCGAGGGAGACGGCGTGCCCAACGATTTCAGGCAGGCCGTGAAGTGGTCGCGCAAGGCGGCCGACCTGGGGTTCGTCCCCGCCATGAACAACGTCGGCTGGCACTACCTCACCGGCAACGGCGTCGAGAAGGACTACCAGCAGGCCTTCAGCTGGTACAAGAAGGCGGCCGACCTGGGCGACGCCACCGGACAAGCTTCCTTGGGGCGCATGTACTTGAACGGCCACGGCGTGCCGCTGGATTACGGCGAGGCGCTGCGCCTGTTCCACCTCGCGGCCGACCAGGGCGATACCGACGCCATGGTCAACATCGGCTGGTGCTACGACCACGCCTACGGCGTCAAGCGCGACTCCAAGCAGGCCGTCGAGTGGCTCCGGAAAGCCGCCGACGCCGGCGCCGCATCCGCCCAGCACTATCTGGGGACGCTCTACTACAACGGCGACGGCGTGCCCCAGGACACCGCCGCGGGCTGCGGCCTCTTCCGCCTGGCGGCCGCCCAGGGCTACGGCGATTCCATCGCCCTGCTGCCGCGCTGCCCGCAAGAAGGCGCCCAGGCTCCCGCGGCAGCGGCCGGCGCCTCTCCCGCCGCGCCGGCCTCCGGTCTGGACGCTCCCGCTTTCCGCCTCAAGCCGCGGCCGTCCGATCTCGCCGTCATCGTGGGCATCGAGAACTACCGCCGGGCGCCGCGGGCCGACTTCGCCGAGAACGACGCCGCCGCCGTCGAGGCGAACCTCCTGGCTCTGGGCTTTCCCCAGCGCAACATCATCCGCCTCATCGGCGACGACGCCACGCGCTCGCGGATCCAGGCGTATCTGGTCGAGTGGCTGCCCAAGAACGTCAAGCCTGATTCGACGGTCTTCTTCTATTACTCCGGCCACGGCGCGCCGGACCCGCAGAGCGGCGAGGCCTATCTCCTGCCTTCGGACGGGGACCCGTCCTTCCTGAAGACGACGGCCTATCCCTTGAAGGAGGTCTTCGCGTCGCTGGACCGCCTGCCGGCCAAACAGGTCGTCGTCGCGCTGGATTCCTGCTTCTCGGGCGCGGGCGGGCGCTCCGTCATCGCCCAGGGCGCCCGGCCGCTGGTGACCCGCATGACGGCGGCGGACACCGGGCGGCTGGTGGTCTTCGCCGCGGCCCAAGGCGAGCAGATCGCCGGCAGCAACAGCGCTGACGCTCACGGCCTGTTCACCCATCATTTCCTGCAGGGGCTGGCCGGCGGGGCCAAGGGCCGCTCCGGCCGGGTCACGGCTCGCGGCCTTTACGATTACCTCAAACCGCTGGTCGAGGACGACGCCCGGCGCGAGAACCGCGAGCAGTCTCCCACCTTGCGCGGACCGGGGGAAGCCGAGCTGGTCAAGTTCTGA
- a CDS encoding VCBS repeat-containing protein: MGSWTRLGLVVLLLSAACGCGGLQETVSVAKKVPVLRSVRWSKPEYAAAMKQRGRFAPHVEFFRSDEGVWGADKRLGAMWAYDPPDGVELDGLAVAPGTGLVVLESPQEGGQSLVLIDSAGRPISRSPVTGPFTALQAGELGGRKVLLAWGQDGLQVLDLSGLPVWKESLQAERAALADIGGDGGGELVAGTGGPGALAAFAADRRKLWSRGDLPQVLGLAASRGFVAVFASSAGVSSSLILDGQGRTVARFSDETAPERGVFLSPEGPAVFLAHVGSSFQSGRDRLRVSRLVGGARTVAAEADIGPTHVVDMIAADFNGDGRKEIALATENGWVFVYDEHARLLGERHHSGEVPHLAAGDINGDGRDELLVGAAGANSRVFAYGVITNPEAKTLRIPQSSGKP; this comes from the coding sequence ATGGGATCGTGGACTCGTCTAGGGCTCGTCGTCCTGCTCCTGTCGGCCGCGTGCGGCTGCGGCGGGTTGCAGGAGACGGTTTCCGTCGCCAAGAAGGTCCCGGTCCTGCGCAGCGTGCGCTGGTCCAAGCCCGAATACGCCGCGGCCATGAAACAGCGGGGCCGGTTCGCCCCCCACGTCGAGTTCTTCCGCAGCGACGAAGGCGTCTGGGGGGCGGATAAGCGCCTGGGCGCGATGTGGGCCTACGATCCGCCGGACGGGGTGGAACTCGACGGCCTGGCGGTGGCCCCTGGGACCGGGCTGGTCGTCCTGGAGAGCCCGCAAGAGGGCGGGCAGTCCTTGGTCCTCATCGACTCCGCCGGCCGCCCGATCTCCCGCAGCCCGGTCACCGGCCCCTTCACCGCTCTGCAAGCCGGGGAGCTCGGCGGCCGGAAAGTCTTGCTGGCCTGGGGGCAAGATGGCCTGCAGGTCCTTGACCTCTCCGGCCTGCCCGTTTGGAAGGAGAGCCTTCAGGCGGAGCGCGCCGCGCTCGCGGATATCGGCGGCGACGGCGGCGGGGAACTGGTGGCGGGCACGGGCGGCCCAGGCGCGCTCGCGGCCTTCGCCGCGGACCGCCGGAAGTTGTGGTCCCGGGGAGACCTCCCGCAGGTCCTCGGCCTGGCCGCGAGCCGCGGCTTTGTGGCCGTGTTCGCAAGCTCCGCGGGCGTGTCGAGCAGCCTCATCCTGGACGGCCAGGGCCGGACCGTGGCGCGCTTCAGCGACGAGACGGCTCCGGAGCGGGGGGTCTTCCTGAGCCCGGAGGGCCCGGCCGTGTTCCTGGCCCATGTGGGCTCCAGCTTCCAGTCCGGCCGCGACCGCCTCAGGGTCTCGCGCCTCGTGGGCGGGGCCCGAACCGTGGCCGCCGAGGCGGACATCGGGCCCACGCACGTGGTCGACATGATCGCCGCGGACTTCAACGGCGACGGCCGCAAGGAGATCGCCCTGGCCACGGAGAACGGCTGGGTGTTCGTGTATGACGAGCACGCCCGTCTGCTGGGGGAGCGGCATCATTCCGGCGAGGTCCCGCATCTGGCCGCGGGCGACATCAACGGCGACGGCCGCGACGAGCTGCTCGTAGGCGCGGCCGGCGCCAACTCCCGGGTCTTCGCCTATGGAGTGATCACCAACCCCGAGGCCAAGACCCTGAGGATCCCCCAATCCTCAGGTAAGCCGTAA
- a CDS encoding serine hydrolase has protein sequence MANRGRLCAAAAAFLAAASCAAAATGIPPDKTAALQALIDSKVSDAGIPGALLAVETSDGSWIGAAGKADLSTGEALSAGMQVRLASITKTFTATLIMRLVELRKLSLDDTVERWLPGKVVGGDRMPIRMLLDHTSGIYDHEAALSFFIQHLTDPAREWTAAELLAFSNAHGVEFPPGARFSYTNSGYYVLGMIAEAATGERVADLASRLLFGPAGMTRTALTVDGALSAPYARGYSWLPTTGAVADTTDWNFSWDWTAGSGVSTARDMLAWVRALFGGTIVGRSSLDQMEAVTAPSTSYGFAMAWEPLATYGERAIGHGGENSGTETRWLYFPDSGRAIFCALTREDTGVGPVDSKAAMTAVLSGAWAILNPLSAADLSGNAVSSDTIRWSWTVSGGPASGFDLFTSSGGLVKSLSGSASYYLETGLSSATLHSRYLQASNSASRAFSSTMTLATPDSCISGTSSDTLVGADGRTQLTVPQALLSADRTWILSESPLQRPLMDNTLALIAAAGTPADLRGSTGSWAEFILAVDGIRSTTLALPVAVAVPYSDSVHPGFVDGTSPPVPVGTLQLYTINEATRQWEVVPGSAVDLAHKLVTGRSNHLSIFAALGIASSAYADLSQARVYPVPYRPNGSDRNRGRPYSAGDPISGIIFDHLTQTVTIDIYAVTGRRVAHLESSASGGRLQWDASNDSGQDVASGGYVAILTSPGCASATRKLLIVR, from the coding sequence ATGGCAAACCGGGGCCGTCTCTGCGCCGCGGCGGCGGCGTTTCTCGCGGCGGCGTCTTGCGCCGCGGCGGCGACCGGGATCCCTCCGGATAAGACCGCCGCCCTGCAGGCGCTCATCGACTCCAAGGTGAGCGACGCCGGCATCCCGGGCGCCCTGCTCGCGGTGGAGACTTCCGACGGCAGCTGGATCGGCGCGGCGGGGAAGGCCGACCTTTCGACCGGCGAGGCGCTCAGCGCCGGCATGCAGGTGCGCCTCGCCTCCATCACCAAGACCTTCACCGCGACGCTCATCATGCGGCTCGTCGAGCTGAGGAAGCTCTCGCTCGATGACACGGTCGAGCGCTGGCTGCCGGGAAAGGTCGTCGGCGGCGACCGGATGCCCATCCGGATGCTGCTCGACCACACGAGCGGGATCTACGACCATGAGGCGGCGCTCTCGTTCTTCATCCAGCATCTGACCGACCCGGCGCGCGAGTGGACAGCCGCCGAGCTCCTCGCGTTCTCCAACGCCCACGGCGTGGAGTTCCCGCCCGGAGCGCGGTTCAGCTACACCAACTCCGGCTACTACGTCCTGGGGATGATCGCCGAGGCGGCGACGGGAGAGCGCGTCGCGGACCTCGCCTCGCGGCTCCTCTTCGGGCCGGCGGGGATGACGCGGACCGCGCTCACCGTAGACGGGGCGCTCTCGGCGCCCTACGCCCGCGGCTACTCATGGCTGCCGACGACGGGGGCCGTCGCGGACACCACCGATTGGAATTTCTCATGGGACTGGACGGCGGGCTCCGGCGTTTCCACAGCCCGCGACATGCTGGCCTGGGTGCGGGCCCTTTTCGGGGGGACGATCGTGGGACGATCCTCTCTCGACCAGATGGAGGCCGTCACCGCGCCCTCGACGAGTTACGGCTTCGCGATGGCATGGGAGCCCCTGGCGACATACGGCGAGCGCGCGATCGGCCACGGAGGCGAGAACTCCGGGACGGAGACGCGGTGGCTCTATTTCCCGGACTCGGGGCGCGCGATCTTCTGCGCCCTCACCCGCGAGGACACCGGCGTGGGGCCGGTCGACTCCAAAGCGGCGATGACCGCGGTCCTCAGCGGCGCGTGGGCCATATTGAATCCGCTGTCCGCCGCGGACCTCTCCGGCAATGCCGTCTCCAGCGACACGATCCGCTGGTCGTGGACGGTGTCGGGAGGGCCGGCGAGCGGCTTCGACCTCTTCACCAGCAGCGGCGGCCTGGTGAAATCCCTATCCGGCTCCGCATCGTATTACCTGGAAACGGGGCTGTCCTCGGCGACCCTGCACTCCCGCTATCTCCAGGCCTCCAATTCGGCCAGCCGGGCCTTCTCGAGCACCATGACCTTGGCCACGCCTGACTCCTGTATCAGCGGGACCTCCAGCGACACGCTGGTGGGGGCCGACGGCAGGACACAGCTCACGGTCCCACAGGCCCTGCTGAGCGCGGACAGGACTTGGATCCTCTCCGAGAGCCCGCTGCAGCGCCCGCTCATGGACAACACCCTGGCCTTGATCGCGGCGGCCGGCACTCCCGCGGACCTGCGGGGCTCGACCGGTTCCTGGGCCGAATTCATCCTGGCCGTCGATGGGATCCGCTCGACGACGCTGGCCCTGCCGGTCGCGGTGGCGGTGCCTTACTCGGACTCGGTCCACCCCGGCTTCGTGGATGGGACCTCGCCGCCCGTTCCCGTGGGCACCCTGCAGCTCTACACGATCAACGAGGCGACGCGACAGTGGGAGGTCGTGCCCGGCTCCGCGGTGGACCTGGCCCATAAGCTCGTCACCGGCCGGAGCAATCATCTGTCCATCTTCGCCGCGCTGGGGATCGCGAGTTCGGCCTATGCCGACTTGAGCCAGGCGCGCGTCTATCCCGTGCCGTACCGGCCCAACGGGAGCGACCGCAACCGCGGCAGGCCCTACTCCGCCGGCGATCCGATCTCCGGGATCATCTTCGACCATCTGACGCAGACGGTGACGATCGATATCTACGCGGTCACGGGGCGGCGCGTGGCGCATCTGGAGAGCTCCGCGTCGGGCGGGCGGCTGCAATGGGACGCGAGCAATGATTCCGGGCAGGACGTGGCCTCCGGCGGCTATGTCGCGATCTTGACCAGTCCGGGCTGCGCGAGCGCGACTCGGAAACTGCTCATCGTGCGATGA
- a CDS encoding N-acetylmuramoyl-L-alanine amidase codes for MGAPRARLGVFLLLALSPAPAFGRTTPLADRIPSPAAGAAPAAAAATLRPWEAPAPRALLPDGRPIVIDAGHGGQDWGATVADRYEKDITLAVALKLRDRLQALGLGPVRMTRDCDEFIPLNGRVDDTSAWGGGLFISLHANKVLRRGPHGVVVYAFGRGRGRSSRHHRRYRKVPPLPAPPSEQVRAGAALAAQLARGLRRDGLRVEALERAEYYVLKNPRTPSVLVELGYLSNPAEAKLLADPEYQDRLAAALADGLAENMARRAAPAPAGALQAKAGSGGR; via the coding sequence ATGGGGGCGCCCAGAGCCCGTCTCGGCGTTTTTCTTTTGCTGGCCCTCTCCCCGGCCCCGGCTTTCGGCCGGACGACCCCGCTTGCCGACAGGATCCCATCCCCCGCCGCCGGCGCCGCCCCGGCGGCAGCGGCCGCAACGCTGCGGCCGTGGGAGGCCCCGGCGCCCCGGGCTCTCCTGCCGGATGGGCGGCCCATCGTCATCGACGCCGGCCACGGCGGCCAGGATTGGGGCGCCACGGTCGCCGACCGATATGAGAAGGACATCACGCTCGCGGTCGCGCTCAAGCTGAGGGACCGCCTCCAGGCCCTGGGCTTGGGGCCGGTGCGCATGACCAGGGACTGCGACGAGTTCATCCCCCTCAACGGCCGGGTCGACGACACCTCGGCCTGGGGCGGCGGGCTCTTCATCTCGCTGCACGCCAACAAGGTGCTCCGGCGCGGCCCGCACGGCGTCGTGGTCTACGCCTTCGGCAGAGGGCGCGGGCGCAGCAGCCGGCATCACCGCCGCTACCGCAAGGTCCCGCCCTTGCCGGCGCCGCCGAGCGAGCAGGTGCGCGCCGGCGCCGCCCTCGCCGCGCAGCTGGCGCGCGGCCTGCGCCGGGACGGCCTGCGCGTCGAGGCCTTGGAGCGCGCCGAGTATTACGTGCTCAAGAATCCCCGCACGCCCAGCGTGCTCGTCGAGCTCGGCTACCTGAGCAACCCGGCCGAGGCCAAGCTCCTGGCCGACCCGGAGTACCAGGACCGGCTGGCCGCCGCTCTGGCGGACGGCCTGGCCGAGAACATGGCGCGCCGGGCTGCGCCCGCGCCCGCGGGCGCCCTGCAGGCCAAGGCCGGCTCAGGCGGCCGCTGA